GTGTGCTCCGGATGATGTACACCGAATTGCATCGGCGCATTGCTGATTCGGGTTATTCGATCGCGGCACTGACCGCCAGCGAGGGCGGAATCTACGGGCGGTTCGGTTACGGCCCGGCGACGGTGGACCACGAGCTGACCATCGACCGGCGGTTCGCCCAGTTGCACCCCGACGCACCGGACCCCGGCGGAGTACGGCTGGTCAAAGCGGCCGACAGCCGTGACGAGTTCGCGGAGATCTACCAGCGTTGGCGCCAGCGTGTCCCGGGCGGCTTGGCGCGCCCGTTGGTGCTCTGGGACGACCTGCTCGCCGATCGGGAGAACACCCGCGAGGGCGGCACCGAATGGCTCGCGATGCTGCATCCCGATGGCTACGTGCTCTACCGCGTGCACGCCGGCGAGCCAAAGACGGTGCGAGTCGAGGAGTTTCGGGCCGTAACCCCGGAGGCGCACGCAGCGCTGTGGCGGGCGCTGCTCGGGTTGGACCTGATGGGAAAGATCGTCGTCGAGACTCACCCGGACGATTCGATGCCTTACCTGCTGACCGATACCCGGCTGGCTACCACCACCGGGCGTTCGGACGGTCTGTGGCTGCGGATGATGGATATCCCCGCTGTGCTGATGGCCCGCCGCTACACCGTGGACGTGCCCGAGCTGTCCGTCGTCGTGGCGGTGTGTGACGGATTCCGCAGCGACGGTGGGCGATTCACGCTCACAATCCGCGACGGCGTCGCCGAGTGCGCCCCGACCGAGGCGGACGCCGAGGTGGAGCTGGACTTGGATGTGCTGGGCAGCCTGTACTTCGGCGCACACCGGGCGTCATCGCTCGCCCGAGCCGGCAGGCTGCGGTGTCGCGACGACGCCCTGGTGCGTCGACTGGATGCGGCGTTCGCCCACGACGTCGCCGCCCAGATCGGCTTCGGCTTCTAGCTGTTACAGCTTGGCCAGGTCGTAGCTGCTCAGGTTGTCGATGAGCACGTGCAGCTGATCTTGCGACGATCCCAGGGTGTGATCGATCGCGGTGAGGCGGGCCGCAAGGTGGCCGACCGGGTACTCCCAGGTCACGCCGATCCCGCCGTGCAGCTGGATGGCCTCCTGAGCGATGTGGCGCCCGGACCGGCCGACCTGCAGCTTGGCGCGCGCCGCGATCACCGGGTCGTAGTTGCCGTCGGCGAGCGACATCGCCGCGTACATGCTCATGCTGCGGGCCAACTCCAGCGACACGTACATGTCGGCGGCGCGCTGGGTCAGGGTCTGGAAGGTGTTCAGCGTGACCCCGAACTGCTTGCGCGTCTTGAGGTAATCGGTGGTCAGCCGCAGAGCCTCTTCCATCGCGCCGACAGCCTCGGCGCACAGTGCCGAGGAGATGCGGATGACGGCACGCTCGATGGCGGCCGAGGCGTCGGTCGCCTCACCCAGCGCGGTGGCCGGGGCATCGGCGAAGTCGACCTGGGCCCCGCGCTGACCGTCGAAGGTCCGGTAGGGCGCACGGGTAACGCCGTCGGCGCTCGCCTCGACCAGGAACAGCCCGGTTCCGCCGTCGGGCAACGCAGCGCTGACGACGAATGTGTCGGCGCGATCCCCGGTCAGCACCGGGTTCTTACGTCCGCTCAGCTGCCACGAATCGCCTTGCGGCACAGCCGTGGTGGCCACCTTGCCTGCGGTTCCCCGCATACCCGGCTCGGTGTGGGCGAACGCCAGAATCCGCTCGCCCTCGGCGACGGTGTCGAGCAGCGCGCGCTGCTCGGCGGTGCCGCGCTCGGCGATCAGCGCGCCCGGCCCGAGTGCTCCGTGTACCACGGGTTCCGGCGCCACCCGCCGGCCGATCTCGGTGAGCACCACCATGATCTCCAGCGGGCCGGATTCCTGCGGGTCGAAACCCAGACCGAGAATCCCGATGTCCGCCAGCTGCTTCCACACCTCGGGGTTGAATCCGGGGTCGGTCTCGATGACCTTGTTGCGGGTCTCGGTGTCATAGCCCGACAACATCGAACGGGTGGTGTCGCGCAGCAGAACCTGCTCGTCACTGAGTTGGAAGTCCATAGCTGTCATACCTCCTAAAGGCCGAGAATGGTCGACGCGATGATGGTGCGCTGTACCTCGTTGCTGCCGCCGTAGATCGAGGTCTTGCGGTAGTTCAGATATGTCGGCGCCGCGTCCTGCGCCCAGGAGGGCGTTGCGATGCCGTCGCCTGCCTCGAAGGGCAGAACATCGGGACCGGCCAGCTCCACAAACAGCTCGGTGGCGGCCTGCTGCAGCTGGCTGCCCTGCAGCTTGAGCACCGACGACGCCGGGTTCGGCTTGCCGTCGGCGGAGTCGCTCGACACCCGCATCTGGGTGAGCTCGAGTGCCAGCAGATCGTTCTCGAGTTCGGCGACCCGGGCGGCGAACAACGGATCGTCGAGGGCCCCCAACGCCTTGGCGCGCTGCTTGAGTTCGGCGACACGCACCTTGGTACGGGTCACCCCGGCGATGCCGGTGCGCTCGTTGCCCAGCAGGAACTTCGCGTAAGTCCAGCCGTGGTTCTCCTCACCGACCAGCTGATCGGCGGGCACCCGCACGTCGGAGAAGAACACTTCGTTGACCTCGTAGCCGCCGTCGATCAGCTTGATCGGCCGCATGGTGACACCCGGTGTGTCGACGCGGAACAGCAGGAAGGAGATGCCGGCCTGCTTCTTGGGGGCCTGCGGGTCGGTGCGCACCAGGCAGAAGATCCAGTCCGCGTACTGGCCCAGCGTGGTCCAGGTCTTCTGCCCGTTGACGATGTAGCTGTCACCGTCGCGCACCGCGGTGGTGCGCAGGCTCGCCAGGTCGGAGCCGGCTTCGGGCTCAGAAAAGCCCTGGCACCACCAGATGTCCAGGTTGGCGGTGGCGGGCAGGAAGCGTTCCTTGATCGCCTGGGAACCGAATTCGGCGATCACCGGGCCGACCATCTTGGCGTTGAAGGTCAGCGGTTCGGGCACCGAGGCCAGCTGCATCTCGTCGTGCCAGATCTGGTGCTGGGTCAGCGTCCAGTCCTTGCCACCCCACTCGACCGGCCAGTTCGGTACCGCCAGGCCGTTGGCGTTGAGGATGCGCTGGGTCGTGACGATGTCCTCGGGAAAGTTCGAATGACCCAACCGGCTGCGTTCGCGAATGTCAGCCGGGATCTCGGTGGTGAAGAAGGTCCGCATCTCGTCGCGGAACGCTGCCTCCTCCGCGCTCAGTGCCAGTCTCACGTCGACCTCCCGGTTGGTTGGGTGAACTCACGGTTGGTATGCACCCTAATCGTCACTTCTGCGGCCGTTCGGGGGAGGGCTTACCGTGCGCTTTTGTACGCTGGACCTCATGAGACGGTGGGTCGTCGCGCTCTGTGCCCTGGTTTTGTCTCTCGTGTCGTGCTCGGCGGAGACGGCGGAGAAGGCCGAGTCGGACTCATCGCCGGGGGCCCGGCAAACACCGGCCCCGCGACCGGCCGCGCACATCGGTCAGACGCTGGACCTGATGCGCATCGGCGGGCAGAAGATCGCCGTGACGTTGACGGAGGTCATCGCACCGGCGACCGTCCCGAACGGCTGGGGCACGGCGGGCAAGACCTACCTTGCGACCAAGCTGCGGATCGAGAACGCCGGAACCACGACGATCGTCGGCAACAGCAACAGCGACGTCACGGTGGTGGGTTCGGACGACCAGAACTACCCGGCCGATTTCGCCACCGTGAACGAGTGCAAGGACTTCGCCTACGGCTGGTTCCTGATCGCCGCCGGATCGTCGAACACCGGCTGCGTCGTCTTCGCGCTGCCCACCGGGGTGACAGCGGCGAAGGTCCGCTATGCCCCGTCGTCGGGCATCTCGCAAGACGTCGGGGAGTGGCTGAACCCCTAACGCAGCGCCGCAGCAGGTTGCGCACAGTCCGCGGTTGATCCACAGACCAGCCAGGATCGTGCGCTGAGCGAACCGGACTGACAGTG
The window above is part of the Mycolicibacter sp. MU0102 genome. Proteins encoded here:
- a CDS encoding enhanced intracellular survival protein Eis is translated as MTGTLTQTLTLRTATEDDWAAMAVLGATGFGEDWDAESMAAWRTLTTPESAIVVFDGEAVVGMSGYLDLELTVPGGTVLPVAGISFVVVAPTHRRRGVLRMMYTELHRRIADSGYSIAALTASEGGIYGRFGYGPATVDHELTIDRRFAQLHPDAPDPGGVRLVKAADSRDEFAEIYQRWRQRVPGGLARPLVLWDDLLADRENTREGGTEWLAMLHPDGYVLYRVHAGEPKTVRVEEFRAVTPEAHAALWRALLGLDLMGKIVVETHPDDSMPYLLTDTRLATTTGRSDGLWLRMMDIPAVLMARRYTVDVPELSVVVAVCDGFRSDGGRFTLTIRDGVAECAPTEADAEVELDLDVLGSLYFGAHRASSLARAGRLRCRDDALVRRLDAAFAHDVAAQIGFGF
- a CDS encoding acyl-CoA dehydrogenase family protein; translation: MDFQLSDEQVLLRDTTRSMLSGYDTETRNKVIETDPGFNPEVWKQLADIGILGLGFDPQESGPLEIMVVLTEIGRRVAPEPVVHGALGPGALIAERGTAEQRALLDTVAEGERILAFAHTEPGMRGTAGKVATTAVPQGDSWQLSGRKNPVLTGDRADTFVVSAALPDGGTGLFLVEASADGVTRAPYRTFDGQRGAQVDFADAPATALGEATDASAAIERAVIRISSALCAEAVGAMEEALRLTTDYLKTRKQFGVTLNTFQTLTQRAADMYVSLELARSMSMYAAMSLADGNYDPVIAARAKLQVGRSGRHIAQEAIQLHGGIGVTWEYPVGHLAARLTAIDHTLGSSQDQLHVLIDNLSSYDLAKL
- a CDS encoding acyl-CoA dehydrogenase family protein, producing MRLALSAEEAAFRDEMRTFFTTEIPADIRERSRLGHSNFPEDIVTTQRILNANGLAVPNWPVEWGGKDWTLTQHQIWHDEMQLASVPEPLTFNAKMVGPVIAEFGSQAIKERFLPATANLDIWWCQGFSEPEAGSDLASLRTTAVRDGDSYIVNGQKTWTTLGQYADWIFCLVRTDPQAPKKQAGISFLLFRVDTPGVTMRPIKLIDGGYEVNEVFFSDVRVPADQLVGEENHGWTYAKFLLGNERTGIAGVTRTKVRVAELKQRAKALGALDDPLFAARVAELENDLLALELTQMRVSSDSADGKPNPASSVLKLQGSQLQQAATELFVELAGPDVLPFEAGDGIATPSWAQDAAPTYLNYRKTSIYGGSNEVQRTIIASTILGL
- a CDS encoding DUF4352 domain-containing protein — protein: MRRWVVALCALVLSLVSCSAETAEKAESDSSPGARQTPAPRPAAHIGQTLDLMRIGGQKIAVTLTEVIAPATVPNGWGTAGKTYLATKLRIENAGTTTIVGNSNSDVTVVGSDDQNYPADFATVNECKDFAYGWFLIAAGSSNTGCVVFALPTGVTAAKVRYAPSSGISQDVGEWLNP